The following proteins come from a genomic window of Lachnoclostridium phytofermentans ISDg:
- a CDS encoding YmaF family protein, which translates to MDNPNQNLSNNAKQTHVHEIQGSVEIAEQNDPHSHRFATISGEAIPYGMDHYHEVSFKTDFFREHYHEFQGHTTTAIPIGNSHLHYLESVTTANAGHKHGFRFATLIDDPTSGQH; encoded by the coding sequence ATGGATAATCCTAACCAAAATCTTTCTAATAATGCAAAACAGACACACGTTCATGAAATTCAGGGGAGCGTTGAAATAGCCGAACAAAATGACCCTCATAGTCATCGGTTTGCTACTATTTCTGGTGAAGCAATACCATACGGTATGGATCACTATCATGAAGTATCATTTAAAACAGATTTTTTCAGAGAACATTATCACGAATTTCAAGGGCATACTACTACCGCTATTCCAATCGGAAATTCACATCTTCATTATCTAGAATCTGTAACTACTGCTAATGCTGGTCATAAACATGGCTTTCGATTTGCAACTTTAATTGACGATCCTACAAGTGGTCAACATTAA
- a CDS encoding glycosyltransferase codes for MAYYSFVMVCYNNWNFTVKAVKSFFDYLNPIHQNKGIELIIVNNGSNDETEAGIEEFRIKFKEVSEIKTVHLEKNLGYIAGVNIGLSYCSGEIITLLNNDLIFCPGWFDSLANIFDADLTVGAATPLLTNGSGAENIELEYKNPEMKLAFFKSKETMNYYAEKIMEKNHKAIINSNRLVGTCIAFRKDILLLVGGMDFWFGIGMFDDDDFSIRINLAGYKTVIVGGSFVYHIGSATFSKYTQINNAAVISNKKKFLRKWKIKCTENAEGLYSRDDVHLRTNYIRKKHFIPFEFSQFKKPLEISSAKKTDIKRILFVADWTNLKSGWVKELERNLLHTDAKEEINLWIPSEYFSKNEVENEVNKINSTDSKVNYIEKDINPEDLLEFLSSFDTVIPVTDDFVNRYIIYLAKQLNIEVARL; via the coding sequence ATGGCATATTATAGCTTTGTTATGGTCTGTTACAATAATTGGAATTTTACTGTTAAGGCAGTAAAATCCTTTTTCGATTATTTAAACCCAATACATCAAAATAAAGGAATTGAATTAATAATAGTCAATAACGGATCAAACGATGAGACGGAAGCAGGAATTGAAGAATTTAGAATCAAGTTTAAAGAGGTTTCAGAAATAAAGACAGTCCACCTTGAAAAAAACCTGGGATATATAGCCGGAGTTAATATTGGACTTTCCTACTGCAGCGGTGAAATAATTACGCTATTGAACAATGACTTGATATTCTGCCCAGGCTGGTTTGATAGCCTTGCCAATATTTTCGACGCAGACTTGACTGTAGGCGCAGCGACACCATTATTAACCAACGGCTCTGGGGCAGAAAATATAGAATTGGAATACAAAAATCCAGAGATGAAATTAGCATTTTTCAAATCAAAAGAGACAATGAATTACTATGCAGAAAAAATTATGGAGAAAAACCACAAAGCCATTATCAACTCCAATCGTCTTGTGGGAACTTGTATTGCTTTTAGAAAAGACATTCTACTTTTGGTCGGTGGAATGGATTTTTGGTTTGGAATTGGAATGTTTGATGATGATGATTTTTCAATACGTATCAATTTGGCAGGATATAAAACGGTAATTGTCGGTGGTTCATTTGTCTACCACATCGGTAGTGCGACCTTTTCAAAATACACGCAGATTAATAATGCAGCAGTAATATCCAACAAAAAAAAGTTCTTACGTAAATGGAAAATAAAATGTACGGAAAATGCTGAAGGATTGTATTCTCGTGATGATGTTCATTTAAGAACTAATTATATAAGAAAAAAACATTTTATTCCATTTGAATTCAGTCAATTTAAAAAGCCTTTAGAAATATCTTCAGCTAAAAAAACTGATATAAAAAGAATACTATTCGTTGCAGATTGGACTAATCTTAAATCCGGGTGGGTGAAAGAATTGGAAAGGAATTTACTGCATACCGATGCAAAAGAGGAAATAAATCTCTGGATTCCTTCTGAATATTTTTCAAAGAACGAGGTGGAAAATGAGGTTAATAAAATCAACAGTACTGATTCAAAGGTAAATTATATAGAAAAAGATATCAACCCAGAGGATTTATTGGAATTCTTAAGTTCCTTTGATACTGTTATACCGGTTACGGATGATTTTGTGAACAGATATATAATTTATTTGGCTAAACAGTTGAATATTGAAGTAGCAAGGTTATGA
- a CDS encoding clostripain-related cysteine peptidase produces the protein MQNDQQKEWTILFYLNGNNELQPEMLQSKLFIEKEGSDGTVNIVIQYSFVEKHIIEIIRPKYRFNNDAEGQSGVIRYSAAGPDSTFHEELRNINMADPMCFYNFLEWGITNYPAQKYILVLGGHVFQYIGLMPDYSQDLPYLMGYPEMVNVLNLIKKNIGKKIDLLVLDTCYVNRIEMLYELGKEPDPPVSNVLTYINGGPASGLPYDLLIKTIKKINSTVTDKFLLSKLMENLNYDLIAYEIDHNKLESIKNLYSDLADCRLNFNSSSCSFPYELLTNVDENLPWFDLRKKLQDYMPELTICYNNISRKPFGHFYVSAQTISDQHKIDLYHRLAFAKKNSWSKLLYGLHSPINTSDEAETNVHPTILKSNDLYALISAMNPNLGLNENNEILSKLIEYKGWKWKN, from the coding sequence ATGCAAAACGATCAACAAAAAGAATGGACGATATTGTTTTATCTGAATGGAAATAACGAACTCCAACCGGAAATGCTACAATCGAAGCTTTTTATTGAAAAAGAAGGATCTGATGGGACAGTCAATATAGTAATACAATATAGCTTTGTGGAAAAACATATAATTGAAATCATCCGTCCCAAATATCGATTCAATAACGATGCAGAAGGGCAATCGGGAGTAATACGCTACAGTGCAGCCGGACCTGATTCAACTTTTCATGAAGAACTTAGAAATATCAATATGGCTGATCCGATGTGCTTTTACAATTTTTTAGAATGGGGTATAACCAATTACCCTGCCCAAAAATATATCCTTGTTTTAGGCGGTCATGTATTTCAATATATTGGATTAATGCCGGATTACAGCCAGGATTTGCCTTATTTGATGGGGTATCCTGAAATGGTAAACGTATTGAATCTAATAAAAAAAAATATTGGTAAAAAAATTGACTTGCTGGTACTTGATACATGCTATGTAAACAGGATTGAAATGCTGTATGAATTGGGAAAAGAACCTGATCCTCCGGTATCTAACGTACTTACTTATATCAATGGTGGTCCTGCAAGCGGATTACCCTATGATCTTCTGATAAAAACAATAAAAAAAATCAACAGTACTGTTACTGACAAGTTTTTGCTTTCAAAGTTAATGGAGAACTTAAATTATGATCTTATAGCTTATGAAATAGATCATAATAAACTTGAAAGCATAAAAAATCTGTACAGTGATTTGGCAGATTGCAGATTAAATTTTAATTCATCTTCCTGCAGTTTTCCGTATGAATTATTAACAAACGTTGATGAGAATTTGCCATGGTTTGATTTAAGAAAAAAATTGCAAGATTATATGCCTGAACTAACCATATGTTATAATAATATATCAAGGAAGCCCTTTGGACATTTCTATGTATCTGCTCAAACAATAAGCGACCAGCATAAGATTGATCTATATCACAGACTGGCCTTTGCAAAGAAAAATTCCTGGTCCAAATTATTGTATGGTTTACATTCACCTATTAATACTTCCGATGAAGCAGAGACCAACGTACATCCTACTATTTTAAAATCTAACGATTTATATGCGTTAATATCAGCTATGAATCCGAATCTAGGACTTAACGAAAACAATGAGATATTATCTAAGCTGATAGAATACAAAGGCTGGAAGTGGAAAAATTAA
- a CDS encoding chromosome segregation ATPase-like protein, translating to MPYNDKYYNKYGLIKNDNDYNDEDDDRHLCHDGNDRYDCGEDDDRYDCHEDDDRYDCHEDDDRYDCDEDDDRYDCHEDNDRYDCHEDDDRYDCDEDDDRYDCDEDDRYDCDKDCDEICDNDECCFLCDTELIICLLTNRKFGLKEIKREVRRIETIVGIIETIVVEIQTQVAVIDTNVARIESTIGEVATQVAIIDTNVARIETSIIEIQTQVAVIDTNVARIESTIGEVATQVAIIDTNVARIETSIIEIQTQVAVIDTNVARIESTIGEVATQVAIIDTNVARIETSIIEIQTQVAVIDTNVARIESAVAEIETQVSVIDTNVAVIETIVGRIETSVVEIQTQVSVIDTNVARIETSIIEIQTQVAVIDTNVARIESAVAEIETQVSVIDTNVSVIETIVGRIETSVVEIQTQVSVIDTNVARIETSIIEIQTQVAVIDTNVARIESAVAEIETQVSVIDTNVSVIETIVGRIETSVVEIQTQVSVIDTNVARIETSIIEIQTQVAVIDTNVARIESAVAEIETQVSVIDTNVSVIETIVGRIETSVVEIQTQVAVIDTNVARIETSIIEIQTQVAVIDTNVARIESAVAEIETQVSVIDTNVSVIETIVGRIETSVVEIQTQVSVIDTNVARIETSIIEIQTQVAVIDTNVARIESAVAEIETQVSVIDTNVSVIETIVGRIETSVVEIQTQVSVIDTNVARIETSIIEIQTQVAVIDTNVARIESAVAEIETQVSVIDTNVSVIETIVGRIETSVVEIQTQVAVIDTNVAKIETAITEIETQVAVIDTNVAKIESAVAEIETQVSVIDTNVAKIETAITEIQTQVAVIDTNVAKIETAITEIQTQVSVIDTNVARIETSIIEIQTQVAVIDTNVARIESAVAEIETQVSVIDTNVSVIETIVGRIETSVVEIQTQVSVIDTNVARIETSIIEIQTQVAVIDTNVARIESAVAEIETQVSVIDTNVSVIETIVGRIETSVVEIQTQVAVIDTNVAKIETAITEIETQVAVIDTNVAKIESAVAEIETQVSVIDTNVAKIETAITEIQTQVAVIDTNVARIETSITEIETQVAVIDTNVAKIESAVAEIETQVSVIDTNVAKIETAITEIQTQVAVIDTNVAKIETAITEIQTQVAVIDTNVARIETSIIEIQTQVAVIDTNVARIESAVAEIETQVSVIDTNVSVIETIVGRIETSVVEIQTQVAVIDTNVARIETSIIEIQTQVAVIDTNVARIESAVAEIETQVSVIDTNVAVIETIVGRIETSVVEIQTQVSVIDTNVARIESAVSEVETQISVIDTNVSVIETIVGRIETSVVEIQTQVSVIDTNVARIETSIIEIQTQVAVIDTNVARIESSVAEIETQVSVIDTNVAVIETILVEIQTQVAVIDTNVARIESAIGEIPTQVATIDTNVATIETIVSRIESSVAEIETQVSVIDTNVAVIETIVGRIETSVVEIQTQVSVIDTNVARIETSVIEIQTQVAVIDTNVARIESSVAEIETQVSVIDTNVAVIETILVEIQTQVAVIDTNVARIESAIGEIPTQVATIDTNVATIETIVSRIESSVAEIETQVSVIDTNVAVIETIVGRIETSVVEIQTQVSVIDTNVARIETSVIEIQTQVAVIDTNVARIESSVAEIETQVSVIDTNVAVIETILVEIQTQVAVIDTNVARIESAIGEIPTQVATIDTNVATIETIVSRIESSVAEIETQVSVIDTNVAVIETILVEIQTQVAVIDTNVARIESAIGEIPTQVATIDTNVATIETIVSRIESSVAEIETQVSVIDTNVAVIETILVEIQTQVAVIDTNVARIESAIGEIPTQVATIDTNVATIETIVSRIESSVAEIETQVSVIDTNVAVIETILVEIQTQVAVIDTNVARIESAIGEIPTQVATIDTNVATIETIVSRIESSVAEIETQVSVIDTNVAVIETILVEIQTQVAVIDTNVARIESAIGEIPTQVATIDTNVATIETIVSRIESSVAEIETQVSVIDTNVAVIETILVEIETQVAVIDTNVARIQTEVSVIDTNVAKIETIVTIIESSVAEIQTQVSVIDTNVAIIETLLGHLNEIETQVAIIDTNVARIETLLGIGSCTRLTTGPVLRDNGTNSIVVKVLNNSIATVTDVSSILFNIETCPKLAVETVVFDPLPPKCSDHFVFGLTENIQDEFEIEFLGVTTEIFVSVAARHESPNAPFTSNSIVEPNSFRFSELSCTNDPQ from the coding sequence ATGCCTTATAATGATAAATATTACAATAAGTATGGTTTAATAAAGAACGATAATGATTATAACGATGAAGATGATGACAGACACCTTTGCCATGATGGCAATGACAGATATGATTGTGGTGAAGACGATGACAGATACGATTGTCATGAAGATGATGACAGATACGATTGTCATGAAGACGATGACAGATACGATTGTGATGAAGACGATGACAGATACGATTGTCATGAAGACAATGACAGATACGATTGTCATGAAGACGATGACAGATACGATTGTGATGAAGACGATGACAGATATGATTGTGATGAAGACGATAGATACGATTGTGATAAAGACTGTGATGAAATCTGTGATAATGATGAATGCTGCTTTTTGTGTGATACTGAATTGATTATTTGCCTTCTTACCAATAGAAAATTCGGATTGAAGGAGATCAAAAGAGAAGTAAGAAGGATTGAAACCATAGTTGGTATTATCGAGACTATAGTTGTTGAAATCCAGACCCAGGTGGCAGTAATCGACACAAATGTGGCAAGAATTGAGTCCACAATAGGAGAGGTAGCAACCCAGGTTGCCATAATCGACACGAATGTGGCACGAATCGAGACTTCAATCATAGAGATTCAGACCCAAGTTGCAGTAATTGATACGAATGTAGCAAGAATCGAGTCTACAATAGGAGAGGTAGCGACCCAGGTTGCCATAATCGACACGAATGTGGCACGAATCGAGACTTCAATCATAGAGATTCAGACCCAGGTTGCCGTAATTGATACGAATGTAGCAAGAATCGAGTCTACAATAGGAGAGGTAGCGACTCAGGTTGCCATAATCGACACGAATGTGGCACGAATCGAGACTTCAATCATAGAGATTCAGACCCAGGTTGCCGTAATCGATACGAATGTGGCACGAATCGAGTCCGCAGTAGCAGAGATTGAGACTCAGGTATCCGTGATTGATACGAATGTAGCAGTGATTGAAACCATAGTAGGTAGAATCGAGACTTCAGTAGTTGAAATCCAGACCCAGGTATCTGTAATCGACACGAATGTGGCACGAATCGAGACTAGTATTATTGAGATCCAGACCCAGGTAGCTGTAATCGATACGAATGTAGCAAGAATCGAGTCCGCAGTAGCAGAGATTGAGACTCAGGTATCCGTGATTGATACGAATGTATCGGTGATTGAAACCATAGTAGGTAGAATCGAGACTTCAGTAGTTGAAATCCAGACCCAGGTATCTGTAATCGACACGAATGTGGCAAGAATCGAGACTAGTATTATTGAGATCCAGACCCAGGTAGCTGTAATCGATACGAATGTAGCAAGAATCGAGTCCGCAGTAGCAGAGATTGAGACTCAAGTATCCGTGATTGATACGAATGTATCGGTGATTGAAACGATAGTAGGTAGAATCGAGACTTCAGTAGTTGAAATCCAGACCCAGGTATCTGTAATCGACACGAATGTAGCACGAATCGAGACTAGTATTATTGAGATCCAGACCCAGGTGGCTGTAATCGATACGAATGTAGCAAGAATCGAGTCCGCAGTAGCAGAGATTGAGACTCAGGTATCCGTGATTGATACGAATGTATCGGTAATTGAAACCATAGTAGGTAGAATCGAGACTTCAGTAGTTGAAATCCAGACCCAGGTAGCTGTAATCGACACGAATGTGGCACGAATCGAGACTAGTATTATTGAGATCCAGACCCAGGTAGCCGTAATCGATACGAATGTAGCAAGAATCGAGTCCGCAGTAGCAGAGATTGAGACTCAGGTATCCGTGATTGATACGAATGTATCGGTGATTGAAACGATAGTAGGTAGAATCGAGACTTCAGTAGTTGAAATCCAGACCCAGGTATCTGTAATCGACACGAATGTAGCACGAATCGAGACTAGTATTATTGAGATCCAGACCCAGGTGGCTGTAATCGATACGAATGTAGCAAGAATCGAGTCCGCAGTAGCAGAGATTGAGACTCAGGTATCCGTGATTGATACGAATGTATCGGTGATTGAAACGATAGTAGGTAGAATCGAGACTTCAGTAGTTGAAATCCAGACCCAGGTATCTGTAATCGACACGAATGTGGCACGAATCGAGACTAGTATTATTGAGATCCAGACCCAGGTAGCCGTAATCGATACGAATGTAGCAAGAATCGAGTCCGCAGTAGCAGAGATTGAGACTCAAGTATCCGTGATTGATACGAATGTATCGGTGATTGAAACGATAGTAGGTAGAATCGAGACTTCAGTAGTTGAAATCCAGACCCAGGTGGCTGTAATTGACACGAATGTTGCAAAAATCGAGACTGCAATAACAGAGATAGAGACCCAGGTTGCCGTAATCGACACAAATGTGGCGAAAATCGAGTCCGCAGTAGCAGAGATTGAGACCCAGGTATCCGTGATTGACACGAATGTTGCAAAAATCGAGACTGCAATAACAGAGATCCAGACCCAGGTGGCTGTAATCGATACGAATGTTGCAAAAATCGAGACTGCAATAACAGAGATCCAGACCCAGGTATCTGTAATCGACACGAATGTAGCAAGAATCGAGACTAGTATTATTGAGATCCAGACCCAGGTGGCTGTAATCGATACGAATGTAGCAAGAATCGAGTCCGCAGTAGCAGAGATTGAGACTCAGGTATCCGTGATTGATACGAATGTATCGGTGATTGAAACGATAGTAGGTAGAATCGAGACTTCAGTAGTTGAAATCCAGACCCAGGTATCTGTAATCGACACGAATGTGGCACGAATCGAGACTAGTATTATTGAGATCCAGACCCAGGTAGCCGTAATCGATACGAATGTAGCAAGAATCGAGTCCGCAGTAGCAGAGATTGAGACTCAAGTATCCGTGATTGATACGAATGTATCGGTGATTGAAACGATAGTAGGTAGAATCGAGACTTCAGTAGTTGAAATCCAGACCCAGGTGGCTGTAATTGACACGAATGTTGCAAAAATCGAGACTGCAATAACAGAGATAGAGACCCAGGTTGCCGTAATCGACACAAATGTGGCGAAAATCGAGTCCGCAGTAGCAGAGATTGAGACCCAGGTATCCGTGATTGACACGAATGTTGCAAAAATCGAGACTGCAATAACAGAGATCCAGACCCAGGTGGCTGTAATCGACACGAATGTGGCAAGAATCGAGACTTCAATAACAGAGATAGAGACCCAGGTTGCCGTAATCGACACAAATGTGGCAAAAATCGAGTCCGCAGTAGCAGAGATTGAGACCCAGGTATCCGTGATTGACACGAATGTTGCAAAAATCGAGACTGCAATAACAGAGATCCAGACCCAGGTGGCTGTAATCGATACGAATGTTGCAAAAATCGAGACTGCAATAACAGAGATCCAGACCCAGGTAGCCGTAATCGACACGAATGTGGCAAGAATCGAGACTTCAATAATAGAGATCCAGACCCAGGTAGCCGTAATCGATACGAATGTAGCAAGAATCGAGTCCGCAGTAGCAGAGATTGAGACTCAGGTATCTGTGATTGATACGAATGTATCGGTAATCGAAACCATAGTAGGTAGAATCGAGACTTCAGTAGTTGAAATCCAGACCCAGGTAGCTGTAATCGACACGAATGTGGCAAGAATCGAGACTAGTATTATTGAGATCCAGACCCAGGTAGCTGTAATCGATACGAATGTAGCAAGAATTGAGTCCGCAGTAGCAGAGATTGAGACCCAGGTATCCGTGATTGATACGAATGTTGCAGTGATTGAAACCATAGTAGGTAGAATCGAGACTTCAGTAGTTGAAATCCAGACCCAGGTATCTGTAATCGACACGAATGTGGCAAGAATTGAATCCGCAGTATCAGAGGTAGAGACCCAGATATCCGTGATCGATACGAATGTATCAGTGATTGAAACGATAGTAGGTAGAATCGAGACTAGTGTAGTTGAAATCCAAACCCAGGTATCCGTAATCGACACGAATGTGGCACGGATCGAAACTAGTATTATTGAAATCCAGACCCAGGTAGCTGTAATCGATACGAATGTGGCACGAATTGAGTCCTCAGTAGCAGAGATCGAGACCCAGGTATCCGTGATTGATACGAATGTAGCAGTGATTGAAACGATATTAGTTGAAATCCAGACCCAGGTGGCTGTAATAGACACGAATGTGGCACGAATTGAATCTGCAATAGGAGAGATCCCGACCCAGGTGGCAACGATTGACACGAATGTGGCTACAATAGAGACTATCGTATCAAGAATCGAGTCCTCAGTAGCAGAGATCGAGACCCAGGTATCTGTGATTGATACGAATGTAGCAGTGATTGAAACGATAGTAGGTAGAATCGAGACTAGTGTAGTTGAAATCCAAACTCAGGTATCCGTAATCGACACGAATGTGGCACGAATCGAGACTAGTGTTATTGAAATCCAGACCCAGGTAGCTGTAATCGATACGAATGTGGCACGAATTGAGTCCTCAGTAGCAGAGATCGAGACCCAGGTATCTGTGATTGATACGAATGTAGCAGTAATTGAAACCATATTAGTCGAAATCCAGACCCAGGTGGCTGTAATAGACACGAATGTGGCACGAATTGAATCTGCAATAGGAGAGATCCCGACCCAGGTGGCAACGATTGACACGAATGTGGCTACAATAGAGACTATCGTATCAAGAATCGAGTCCTCAGTAGCAGAGATCGAGACCCAGGTATCTGTGATTGATACGAATGTAGCAGTGATTGAAACGATAGTAGGTAGAATCGAGACTAGTGTAGTTGAAATCCAAACTCAGGTATCCGTAATCGACACGAATGTGGCACGAATCGAGACTAGTGTTATTGAAATCCAGACCCAGGTAGCTGTAATCGATACGAATGTGGCACGAATTGAGTCCTCAGTAGCAGAGATCGAGACCCAGGTATCTGTGATTGATACAAATGTAGCAGTAATTGAAACCATATTAGTCGAAATCCAGACCCAGGTAGCTGTAATCGACACGAATGTGGCAAGAATTGAATCTGCAATAGGAGAGATCCCGACCCAGGTGGCAACGATTGACACGAATGTGGCTACAATAGAGACTATCGTATCAAGAATCGAGTCCTCAGTAGCAGAGATCGAGACCCAGGTATCTGTGATTGATACGAATGTAGCAGTAATTGAAACCATATTAGTCGAAATCCAGACCCAGGTAGCTGTAATCGACACGAATGTGGCAAGAATCGAGTCTGCAATAGGAGAGATCCCGACCCAGGTGGCAACGATTGACACGAATGTGGCTACAATAGAGACTATCGTATCACGAATCGAGTCCTCAGTAGCAGAGATCGAGACCCAGGTATCTGTGATTGATACGAATGTAGCAGTGATTGAAACCATATTAGTCGAAATCCAGACCCAGGTAGCTGTAATCGACACGAATGTGGCAAGAATTGAATCTGCAATAGGAGAGATCCCGACCCAGGTGGCAACGATTGACACGAATGTGGCTACAATAGAGACTATCGTATCAAGAATCGAGTCCTCAGTAGCAGAGATCGAGACCCAGGTATCTGTGATTGATACGAATGTAGCAGTAATTGAAACCATATTAGTCGAAATCCAGACCCAGGTAGCTGTAATCGACACGAATGTGGCAAGAATTGAATCTGCAATAGGAGAGATCCCGACCCAGGTGGCAACGATTGACACGAATGTGGCTACAATAGAGACTATCGTATCAAGAATCGAGTCCTCAGTAGCAGAGATCGAGACCCAGGTATCTGTGATTGATACGAATGTAGCAGTGATTGAAACCATATTAGTCGAAATCCAGACCCAGGTAGCTGTAATCGACACGAATGTGGCAAGAATTGAATCTGCAATAGGAGAGATCCCGACCCAGGTGGCAACGATTGACACGAATGTGGCTACAATAGAGACTATCGTATCAAGAATCGAGTCCTCAGTAGCAGAGATCGAGACCCAGGTATCTGTGATTGATACGAATGTAGCAGTAATTGAAACCATATTAGTTGAAATCGAGACCCAGGTAGCCGTAATAGACACGAATGTGGCAAGAATCCAGACCGAGGTATCCGTGATCGATACCAATGTAGCTAAAATAGAGACTATCGTAACAATAATTGAGTCTAGCGTTGCTGAAATTCAGACTCAGGTCTCAGTAATAGACACTAATGTGGCAATAATCGAAACTTTACTCGGTCATTTGAATGAAATTGAGACCCAGGTTGCTATAATTGACACAAATGTGGCGAGAATCGAAACATTACTAGGTATTGGTTCGTGTACTAGACTTACAACTGGACCGGTATTGCGAGATAACGGAACTAACAGTATTGTAGTCAAAGTACTGAATAATTCTATTGCAACTGTTACTGATGTATCGTCGATATTGTTCAATATAGAAACATGTCCGAAGCTTGCTGTGGAAACAGTAGTGTTTGACCCACTGCCTCCGAAATGTTCAGATCACTTTGTCTTCGGACTTACAGAAAATATACAGGATGAATTTGAGATAGAATTCCTTGGCGTTACCACAGAGATATTTGTTTCTGTCGCTGCACGTCATGAATCGCCAAATGCTCCGTTTACGTCCAATTCAATTGTAGAGCCTAACTCCTTCCGCTTTAGCGAACTGTCATGCACTAATGATCCGCAATGA
- a CDS encoding glycosyltransferase has protein sequence MITISLCMIVRNEEDNISKCLISVRDIVDEIIIVDTGSTDKTKEIVGLFTNEIYDFEWINDFSAARNFSFSKATKDYILWLDADDVLLEADRIKLKRVKEILDPSIDVVMMNYNYAFDEKGNVLLSHFRERLLKRAKNFLWNDPIHEFISFEGKVVNSDITITHKKSHMNNRRNLNILEAMLAEGKEFSPRNMFYYAREKLNVNEYEGAIEYFNKMLDSEKGLPADCISSCIYLAKAYKAKNDRKNMLKALIRSFEYDTPRAEICCQLGYYYKDIEDYKRAIFWFDLAMKLEKPESKWGPILHEYWGFIPCIELCLCYYKLGNIDEAIKFNDKAAEYKPEHPSVLQNKKAFGNIKN, from the coding sequence ATGATTACTATCAGTTTGTGTATGATTGTCAGGAATGAAGAGGATAATATTTCCAAATGCCTGATTTCAGTTAGAGATATTGTTGATGAAATAATCATTGTCGATACAGGCTCTACTGATAAAACAAAAGAAATAGTAGGACTATTTACAAATGAAATTTATGATTTCGAATGGATAAATGATTTTTCAGCAGCAAGGAATTTTTCTTTTTCAAAAGCAACAAAAGACTATATTCTTTGGTTGGACGCCGATGATGTCCTCCTTGAAGCAGACCGGATAAAATTAAAGAGGGTTAAGGAAATTCTTGACCCAAGTATAGATGTAGTAATGATGAATTACAACTATGCATTTGATGAAAAAGGGAATGTACTGTTATCGCATTTCAGAGAACGACTATTGAAGAGAGCAAAGAATTTCTTATGGAACGATCCCATACATGAGTTTATTTCATTTGAGGGAAAAGTAGTAAATTCTGATATAACCATTACTCATAAAAAATCTCATATGAACAACCGTAGAAATTTAAATATACTTGAAGCAATGTTGGCTGAAGGTAAGGAGTTTTCGCCGCGCAATATGTTTTACTACGCAAGGGAAAAGCTCAATGTGAATGAATATGAGGGAGCTATTGAGTATTTTAACAAGATGCTTGATTCAGAAAAAGGATTACCTGCAGACTGCATAAGCTCCTGTATTTATCTTGCTAAAGCATACAAAGCTAAAAATGACAGGAAAAATATGCTTAAAGCATTAATTAGAAGCTTTGAATACGACACACCAAGAGCAGAAATCTGCTGTCAATTAGGTTATTACTATAAGGATATCGAGGATTATAAAAGAGCTATTTTTTGGTTTGATCTTGCTATGAAGCTTGAAAAACCCGAATCAAAATGGGGGCCAATACTTCATGAATATTGGGGTTTCATACCATGTATTGAGCTGTGTTTATGCTATTACAAGCTGGGAAATATTGATGAAGCTATTAAATTTAATGATAAAGCTGCAGAGTATAAACCTGAGCATCCTTCAGTTTTACAAAACAAAAAAGCTTTTGGCAATATTAAAAATTAA